In Arcanobacterium wilhelmae, the following are encoded in one genomic region:
- a CDS encoding alpha/beta fold hydrolase: MQTTSFSIPGHTTYEHRIEVPLDWDGSLAAYAAAGVAATFPRTISVFAREIVREGRENAPRMVYFQGGPGFPANRPAPIGGWINEVLDDYRLVLIDERGTGQSHALDQVTVPMVGDAVAQAAYLACFRADSIIRDAEALRRELQGDEPWAALGQSFGGFCVTSYLSLAPEGLSAAMIVAGLVSTHRHADDVYRLTWASTDRRNAEFFERYPGDEETAWRVAEHLAAGAATALESGDPRAAELLPTGEILTPGRFRMLGINLGRSYGLETLHGLLENPFVEVGGRTRLTQRFLTQVADQISYASCPMYWALHESIYAAPGLATRWSAQRIRGEFEQFELPELRGGADAERALRARGHGFRFSGEHEFDWMAQVDPALRALGEGVNALHERDDLPSLHRPDVLAGNEVPAAAWMYEPDMFVPIEISRETASEIRGLKRIEHPTFHHDGISTESKTIIDGFRRELSDVWGKRA, translated from the coding sequence ATGCAGACCACCTCGTTTTCGATTCCAGGCCACACCACGTACGAGCACCGCATTGAGGTGCCGCTCGATTGGGACGGCTCGCTCGCTGCCTACGCGGCCGCCGGCGTCGCCGCAACTTTCCCGCGCACCATCAGCGTTTTCGCGCGCGAGATCGTGCGCGAGGGCCGCGAGAACGCGCCGCGCATGGTGTACTTCCAGGGCGGGCCGGGTTTCCCGGCGAACCGTCCTGCCCCGATCGGCGGCTGGATCAACGAGGTGCTGGACGACTACCGTCTGGTGTTGATCGACGAGCGTGGCACGGGGCAGTCGCATGCGTTGGACCAGGTCACGGTGCCGATGGTGGGCGACGCCGTCGCGCAAGCCGCATACCTGGCGTGCTTCCGTGCGGATTCGATTATTCGCGACGCCGAGGCGTTGCGCCGCGAACTCCAGGGCGACGAGCCGTGGGCGGCTCTGGGCCAAAGCTTCGGCGGTTTCTGCGTGACCTCCTATCTTTCGCTCGCGCCCGAGGGCCTGAGCGCAGCGATGATCGTGGCTGGTTTGGTTTCCACGCACCGCCACGCCGACGATGTTTACCGCCTGACCTGGGCCTCTACCGACCGCCGGAACGCCGAATTTTTCGAGCGCTACCCGGGCGATGAGGAGACCGCCTGGCGCGTGGCCGAGCATCTCGCAGCCGGCGCGGCTACCGCCCTCGAATCGGGCGACCCGCGCGCCGCCGAGCTTCTGCCTACAGGCGAGATCCTCACGCCGGGGCGTTTCCGCATGCTCGGCATCAACCTCGGCCGCAGCTACGGCCTGGAAACCTTGCACGGCCTGCTCGAAAACCCGTTCGTGGAGGTGGGCGGGCGCACGCGCCTGACCCAGCGCTTCCTCACGCAGGTGGCGGACCAGATTTCGTACGCCAGCTGCCCGATGTATTGGGCGCTGCACGAGTCGATTTATGCAGCCCCGGGGCTGGCTACGCGCTGGTCTGCGCAGCGGATCCGCGGCGAGTTCGAGCAGTTTGAGTTGCCGGAGCTGCGCGGCGGCGCCGACGCCGAACGCGCACTTCGCGCCCGCGGCCACGGTTTCCGCTTCTCGGGCGAGCACGAGTTTGATTGGATGGCACAGGTGGATCCGGCGCTGCGCGCGCTGGGCGAGGGCGTGAACGCGTTGCATGAGCGCGACGATCTGCCCTCCCTTCACCGCCCGGACGTGCTCGCTGGCAACGAGGTGCCGGCAGCCGCGTGGATGTACGAGCCGGATATGTTCGTGCCGATCGAGATTTCGCGCGAAACGGCTTCCGAGATCCGCGGGCTCAAGCGCATCGAGCATCCGACCTTCCACCACGACGGCATTTCCACCGAATCGAAAACCATTATCGACGGCTTCCGCCGCGAACTGAGCGACGTCTGGGGCAAGCGCGCCTGA
- a CDS encoding ATP-binding protein codes for MKAAQGGLPENLGMTVCAFANMPEGGTIILGVAEPDFKILGLTKLAEIEAGIASVAQNAVSPSPTVVTNTLYVDGKSVVVAYVHSLGVMFKPAMYGNNPYLRQADGDYIMPASEQRMIEIAKLVDREVARFEMRKVPGSRRTDLNSDYVDNYVRAMRRAVSQIRDDSDEQILERTCVTQEGSLSLAGLYGLGTFPQGIYPSLGVTVAVRYPGEQVGARTKNLKTFYGPLPELFDQTMDWIRQNIDTYQSYTPSGDMTSVPELPLNAIREAVANALVHRDLGPDTVEEGKSIDIWIEPEKLIISSPGGLKSLTVTQLLSEELTRVEVNQHLYRIAKHITDSSGNRIIEGEGGGVQAMMREMDKWGIPRPTIVDTGVKVTVIFPRGASGKNQGGLARVGSGKSSPEGHEESLRSLTRNAPVIMMTLGKIGRPAQISEIAQGASLTVAQTRYAIGQLIAEGFVIRDGGQGDRTTTYHLP; via the coding sequence GTGAAGGCAGCGCAAGGCGGGTTGCCGGAGAACCTTGGGATGACTGTATGTGCATTTGCAAATATGCCTGAAGGTGGGACGATCATACTTGGAGTCGCGGAACCAGACTTTAAGATCCTTGGACTGACAAAACTGGCCGAGATTGAAGCAGGTATAGCGAGTGTCGCCCAAAATGCGGTATCGCCTTCCCCGACCGTTGTGACGAACACGCTTTACGTGGACGGCAAGTCGGTTGTTGTGGCGTATGTTCATTCGCTCGGGGTGATGTTTAAGCCCGCGATGTACGGCAACAACCCATATCTTCGCCAAGCCGACGGCGACTACATCATGCCAGCTTCGGAACAACGAATGATTGAGATTGCGAAGTTGGTTGACCGAGAAGTTGCCCGATTTGAGATGCGTAAGGTTCCCGGTAGCCGAAGAACAGATCTGAATTCCGATTATGTTGACAACTACGTCAGAGCAATGCGCCGGGCAGTTTCGCAGATTCGAGACGATTCTGATGAGCAGATTCTTGAACGGACCTGTGTCACGCAAGAAGGTTCCCTCTCACTCGCAGGGCTCTACGGGCTCGGCACATTCCCCCAGGGGATTTATCCATCCCTTGGTGTGACGGTTGCGGTGCGTTATCCAGGCGAGCAAGTTGGAGCACGCACCAAGAACCTTAAAACTTTCTACGGTCCGCTTCCAGAGTTATTTGATCAGACGATGGACTGGATTCGCCAGAATATCGACACGTACCAGAGCTATACACCAAGCGGCGATATGACGTCGGTTCCTGAGTTGCCCTTAAATGCAATTCGTGAAGCGGTTGCGAATGCACTGGTTCACCGCGACCTTGGGCCGGACACGGTCGAGGAAGGTAAAAGTATCGACATCTGGATAGAACCGGAGAAATTAATTATTTCTTCGCCGGGTGGTCTGAAATCTTTGACGGTTACTCAGTTGCTGAGTGAGGAACTGACCAGGGTTGAAGTGAATCAGCATCTCTACCGAATTGCTAAACATATAACCGATTCTTCTGGAAACCGCATTATTGAAGGTGAGGGTGGTGGAGTCCAAGCAATGATGCGCGAGATGGACAAGTGGGGAATTCCTCGGCCCACTATTGTCGATACAGGAGTCAAAGTAACGGTTATCTTCCCGAGAGGAGCTTCGGGAAAGAACCAAGGTGGCCTTGCGAGAGTGGGGTCAGGGAAAAGCTCTCCAGAAGGTCATGAAGAGTCTTTGCGCTCCCTGACCAGAAATGCTCCCGTCATCATGATGACGTTAGGGAAGATTGGGCGCCCGGCTCAGATCTCCGAGATTGCTCAGGGGGCGTCTTTGACGGTTGCCCAAACACGGTATGCCATTGGCCAGCTTATTGCCGAAGGATTTGTTATCAGAGACGGCGGTCAGGGAGATCGCACGACGACATATCACCTTCCGTGA
- a CDS encoding IS3 family transposase, whose amino-acid sequence MERIVGGKLLSPARRHDAVWHLVGLGYSQRLSCQIVGLSRSAYRRARTRESKPDKYADLREWMHEFARDHRRWGHWRAWRNALAEGYGVCRETFRRIWREEGLRVLPRKKRKRLAAGTHRNVPAGQYPGDVWALDFQFDSTWHGKMIKICNIIDEYTREHVAFTVDKKVDASSVIELLDVACLEHGGRPRVIRMDNGPEFIAHALEAWAAEDETIQAFIPPGQPWHNGFVESFHNRMRDELLEDNSIEHLEHARLLVAQWSSRYNNFHPHSSLGYLSPRKYAEQWRQENTVNA is encoded by the coding sequence GTGGAAAGAATTGTCGGAGGGAAACTTTTAAGCCCAGCTCGCCGCCACGATGCCGTCTGGCATCTCGTTGGGCTGGGCTACTCCCAAAGACTTTCCTGCCAGATCGTCGGGCTCTCTCGTAGTGCTTACCGGCGCGCTAGGACCCGTGAAAGCAAGCCGGATAAATACGCGGATCTGCGCGAGTGGATGCACGAGTTCGCGCGTGATCACCGCCGGTGGGGACACTGGCGCGCCTGGAGAAACGCCCTCGCCGAGGGCTATGGGGTATGCCGCGAGACCTTCCGAAGGATCTGGCGTGAAGAGGGCTTGCGCGTCTTACCTAGGAAGAAGCGCAAGCGTCTAGCTGCCGGCACTCATCGTAATGTTCCTGCAGGCCAATACCCGGGTGATGTGTGGGCGTTGGATTTCCAGTTCGACTCGACCTGGCACGGCAAGATGATCAAGATCTGCAACATCATCGACGAATACACACGCGAACACGTTGCCTTCACAGTCGACAAGAAGGTCGACGCAAGCTCGGTGATTGAACTGCTTGACGTGGCTTGTCTGGAGCACGGCGGTCGCCCGAGGGTGATCCGGATGGATAACGGACCTGAGTTCATAGCCCACGCCCTCGAGGCCTGGGCGGCCGAGGATGAGACGATTCAAGCGTTTATCCCGCCAGGTCAGCCATGGCATAACGGGTTTGTTGAGTCGTTCCATAACCGGATGAGAGACGAACTCCTCGAGGACAACAGTATCGAGCATCTCGAGCATGCCCGCCTACTCGTGGCCCAATGGTCATCACGTTACAATAACTTCCATCCGCACTCATCACTGGGCTACCTCAGCCCACGGAAATACGCGGAACAATGGAGACAAGAAAACACGGTCAACGCTTAA
- a CDS encoding transposase, protein MVKKFSKHTPEQIVRKLDKAREMKESGSTTAQILTTLGISEATLNRWQATYGAMTKSEAKELQRLRDENTRLKRLLGQAELEKAAWKELSEGNF, encoded by the coding sequence ATGGTGAAGAAATTCAGTAAACACACTCCCGAGCAGATTGTTCGTAAGCTCGATAAGGCGCGGGAGATGAAGGAATCAGGCTCGACGACGGCTCAGATCCTCACCACGCTGGGGATTAGCGAAGCCACGTTGAATAGGTGGCAGGCGACGTATGGGGCGATGACCAAGAGCGAAGCCAAAGAACTCCAGCGACTGCGCGATGAGAACACGCGCCTCAAACGTCTCCTTGGGCAGGCAGAGCTGGAAAAGGCTGCGTGGAAAGAATTGTCGGAGGGAAACTTTTAA
- a CDS encoding sensor histidine kinase, with product MLLLILAGFYGIIFEYIFLLSAAVAIPLSPGGLLPTYVFGTYAIVVRWIDTDFKVRAIATLLIAQVGFTYFDPDPNTLARVVFFVLPIIFCITLGFFLRGQHHMIHSLEAENKEIEARTKADLASLLHDTTAKDIAHITVIAGDLLRSNTLSSAARDALEDIATIAGRSSRNLRPMILDLSSTTANKPLDVVPTETTRMLATRSITLTWNCADAEGEALSTPMRTLLPINIERLLSLAAREGATNILKYAPEGSTATATIAVGNGNASLTLTNAVAEQPVPTPDLTGGYGLENLAVRVERHHGTLDYGQIRDEWIFNLEVPIG from the coding sequence ATGTTGTTACTCATCCTGGCTGGTTTCTACGGCATAATATTCGAATATATTTTCTTACTTTCCGCTGCAGTTGCCATCCCTCTCTCCCCTGGCGGTCTGCTACCAACATACGTTTTCGGCACGTACGCGATCGTAGTGAGATGGATCGATACCGATTTCAAAGTCCGCGCAATAGCGACGCTTCTGATCGCCCAAGTCGGTTTTACTTATTTTGACCCCGACCCAAACACGCTTGCACGCGTCGTATTTTTCGTGCTACCGATCATCTTTTGCATCACTCTCGGATTCTTCCTGCGCGGGCAACATCACATGATTCATTCACTCGAAGCCGAGAACAAAGAGATAGAGGCGCGAACAAAAGCGGATCTTGCATCACTCTTGCACGACACCACAGCGAAAGACATCGCTCACATCACCGTGATCGCCGGCGATCTCCTGAGGAGCAACACACTTTCCTCTGCCGCTCGCGACGCACTAGAAGACATCGCAACAATTGCTGGGCGTTCCTCCCGTAACCTGCGCCCGATGATTCTCGATCTCTCATCGACAACAGCGAACAAGCCCCTCGACGTTGTCCCCACGGAGACCACGCGCATGCTCGCCACCCGTTCGATCACTCTCACCTGGAATTGCGCCGACGCCGAAGGTGAAGCCCTCTCCACGCCAATGCGAACCCTCCTCCCGATCAACATTGAACGGCTTCTCAGCCTCGCTGCGCGGGAGGGCGCAACCAACATCCTCAAGTACGCCCCGGAGGGTTCGACAGCAACCGCCACGATCGCCGTCGGGAACGGGAACGCTTCCCTCACTCTCACCAACGCAGTCGCAGAACAACCTGTACCCACCCCCGATCTCACTGGCGGGTACGGACTCGAAAACCTTGCCGTTCGAGTAGAACGCCACCACGGGACCCTCGACTACGGCCAAATTCGAGACGAATGGATTTTTAACCTGGAGGTACCCATTGGATAA
- a CDS encoding response regulator yields MDKTIRIILADDDEFYVNTLAKNFNHEPDMEVITIASDGATAMAAAAAHLADVILLDVDMPGIDGPSAAKAIQRINPKLPIIILTSFKHPNALDSCLKLGLSGFLTKDTLPQQLAEQIRLALTGQIVLGPTPTKIITASYLASKQGRDKFPEFATAVDNLPPRLRQVFEDVILAYNNKEIAERQGLSEVTVRGYVKDLMAATHMHSRGKLILTAAKAGYVHDGK; encoded by the coding sequence TTGGATAAGACAATCCGGATCATCCTCGCCGACGACGACGAGTTCTACGTCAACACTCTCGCCAAAAACTTCAACCACGAACCAGACATGGAAGTCATCACCATCGCCTCCGATGGCGCCACCGCGATGGCCGCAGCCGCTGCCCACCTCGCGGACGTGATCCTCCTCGACGTCGACATGCCCGGAATCGACGGCCCTTCAGCCGCGAAAGCAATCCAGCGCATCAACCCCAAACTCCCCATCATCATCCTCACCTCGTTCAAACACCCGAACGCGCTCGATTCGTGCCTCAAACTTGGGCTTTCCGGTTTCCTCACTAAAGACACACTCCCCCAACAGCTTGCAGAACAAATACGACTCGCCCTCACCGGGCAAATTGTGCTCGGACCCACCCCCACCAAAATCATCACCGCCTCCTACCTGGCCAGCAAGCAGGGGCGTGACAAATTCCCAGAGTTCGCCACCGCGGTAGATAATCTTCCACCACGCCTACGGCAAGTATTCGAAGACGTCATCCTCGCCTACAACAACAAAGAGATCGCCGAGCGGCAAGGACTGAGCGAAGTGACAGTGCGCGGTTACGTCAAAGACCTCATGGCCGCCACACACATGCATTCACGCGGCAAACTCATCCTCACCGCAGCCAAAGCCGGATACGTACACGACGGCAAATAG
- a CDS encoding ABC transporter ATP-binding protein, with product MALLEVHNLTKKYGNRTIIDSLSFSLEPTQTMAIMGESGAGKSTLLNMIGLLEPPTSGTIQIAGNNAPGINSATATKLRRNTVSYLFQSYALLESHTALENVLLGMKYSQLPKKDREAEVRRVLKRLGLRDVIDAKVFTLSGGEQQRVAIARCMLKPGQLILADEPTGALDHHLASVVLDELFALCHEYGKALVVVTHDAEVAARCELQLSIGRVA from the coding sequence ATGGCTCTTCTCGAAGTCCACAACCTGACGAAAAAGTACGGTAACCGCACGATCATCGATTCCCTGAGTTTTAGCCTTGAACCCACCCAAACGATGGCGATCATGGGCGAATCCGGCGCCGGAAAATCGACGCTCTTGAACATGATTGGCTTGCTTGAGCCACCGACGTCGGGAACGATTCAGATCGCCGGTAACAATGCGCCGGGAATTAACTCGGCAACTGCCACAAAACTGCGCAGAAATACAGTGAGCTATCTGTTCCAGTCGTATGCGCTGTTGGAATCACACACCGCGTTGGAAAACGTCCTGTTAGGGATGAAGTACTCGCAGCTGCCGAAAAAGGACCGTGAGGCAGAGGTGAGGCGTGTTCTTAAACGGCTCGGGCTTCGGGACGTAATCGATGCGAAAGTCTTCACCCTCTCTGGTGGCGAACAGCAGCGCGTAGCGATAGCCCGGTGCATGCTCAAGCCCGGTCAGCTTATCTTGGCTGACGAACCCACCGGAGCGCTCGACCATCACCTCGCCAGCGTGGTACTCGATGAACTTTTCGCTCTGTGCCACGAGTATGGCAAGGCGCTGGTTGTGGTGACGCACGACGCCGAAGTGGCGGCGCGTTGCGAGCTCCAGTTAAGCATCGGCCGAGTGGCGTAG
- a CDS encoding IS30 family transposase has translation MENALRRGRRGGTRHLASVDQVGSGNVGRGRRITSKERVAIALLLDQGYSGRQIAIRLKRSPSTITREINRSQRVDGSYDAGVASRKAFERRARPKPLKLQANTRLREVVVGLLNQRYSPQQVAVRLRHLYPDDREMHVSVEAIYQALYVQGVGSLAQELKREKALRSGRKNRIPRSRLAGLPGRGRKTWVEGAQISMRPPQASDRAVPGHWEGDLVVGGGKDGHGTALITLVERRSRFVLMHRLGAGRDSKTVVDELVTMVKSLPGKFETITWDQGSEMAQTPSFTIATGVKVFFADPHSPWQRPSNERLNRDIREYFPKGTNFATITDAQVQEAQDELNNRARVVLKGATPHETLAQQLNDALTA, from the coding sequence ATGGAAAATGCGTTACGACGAGGCCGCCGTGGCGGGACTCGTCATCTTGCAAGTGTGGACCAGGTTGGTAGCGGCAACGTTGGGCGCGGGCGTCGTATCACGAGTAAAGAACGTGTCGCGATCGCGTTGCTGTTAGACCAAGGATACTCTGGCCGGCAGATCGCGATCCGCCTCAAACGCTCCCCGTCAACGATCACGCGTGAGATTAACCGTTCCCAACGCGTGGATGGGTCCTATGATGCGGGTGTGGCTTCACGCAAAGCATTCGAGCGTAGGGCACGTCCTAAACCATTGAAACTCCAGGCCAACACGCGTCTTCGGGAGGTTGTGGTGGGGTTGCTCAATCAACGGTATTCACCCCAGCAAGTCGCGGTACGGTTACGACACTTGTATCCAGATGATAGGGAGATGCACGTGAGTGTCGAAGCGATTTATCAAGCCTTATATGTTCAAGGGGTAGGTTCACTCGCGCAGGAACTGAAACGTGAAAAAGCGTTGCGTTCGGGACGGAAGAATCGTATTCCTCGGTCGCGTCTTGCAGGGCTTCCGGGGCGTGGGAGGAAAACATGGGTCGAAGGTGCCCAGATCTCGATGCGCCCTCCCCAGGCCAGTGATCGGGCTGTTCCTGGGCATTGGGAAGGCGATCTGGTTGTTGGTGGTGGTAAGGATGGGCATGGGACAGCGTTGATCACGCTCGTTGAGCGGCGTTCACGGTTTGTGTTGATGCACCGGCTCGGAGCGGGACGTGACTCGAAGACTGTGGTCGATGAGTTGGTCACGATGGTGAAGTCTTTACCCGGGAAGTTTGAAACGATCACGTGGGACCAGGGCTCGGAAATGGCTCAAACCCCGTCCTTCACGATCGCGACGGGAGTGAAAGTGTTTTTCGCTGACCCCCACTCTCCCTGGCAGCGGCCCTCGAACGAGCGACTCAACCGTGACATCCGCGAGTACTTCCCCAAAGGAACGAACTTCGCCACCATCACCGATGCCCAAGTCCAAGAAGCCCAAGACGAACTCAACAACCGCGCCCGCGTCGTCCTCAAAGGCGCCACCCCACATGAGACACTAGCCCAACAACTAAATGATGCATTGACCGCCTGA
- a CDS encoding ATP-binding protein, producing the protein MFYLENEVKRHAEPLLNEMLSESPIVVLEGARQVGKSTLARSVASEREALELTLDNPEVADFAAHDPLGFLRQAGERLLVVDEAQREPSLVLAMKQLVDEDRTPGRFLVTGSADFLKTRGASDSLAGRAEILSLEPLSIGELHERDTPEDWVNWVVNGAPGDLESFTPERTREAILAGGYPVPLQRQTIRARNRWFESYVREVSSRDAAELSAGEFVVALGRMLKMLGSSGQTEMVYSKFARQVGVSEGSARRYLGLAEQMYLISELPAWGLGLNSRAVRKPKMALLDTGLAAYFSGMTAEKTRMVGGQEYFRALAEQFVVAELRKQRTWSEERFNLFHYRNRNDEIDIVIELFDGRLVVVEVKAGLSVQPKAWHTISTLIPDDRVAARVIVYLGEQFQRRSNNTYLMPISSLWTHPAL; encoded by the coding sequence ATGTTTTACCTGGAAAATGAAGTAAAACGGCATGCGGAGCCGTTGCTGAATGAGATGCTTTCAGAGTCGCCAATTGTTGTGCTCGAAGGTGCGCGCCAGGTTGGGAAGTCGACTCTGGCTCGGAGTGTCGCATCAGAACGTGAGGCACTGGAACTGACGCTGGATAATCCAGAAGTTGCTGATTTCGCTGCTCATGATCCGCTAGGTTTTCTTCGACAGGCAGGGGAGCGGCTGCTTGTGGTTGATGAGGCACAGCGTGAACCGTCGCTGGTGCTCGCGATGAAACAGCTGGTCGATGAGGATCGCACACCCGGCCGCTTCCTTGTGACAGGCTCGGCTGATTTTTTGAAGACTCGCGGCGCAAGCGATTCTCTTGCTGGGCGGGCAGAGATCCTTTCATTGGAACCATTGAGTATTGGTGAGCTTCATGAACGTGACACGCCTGAGGATTGGGTGAACTGGGTGGTCAATGGTGCGCCTGGTGATCTGGAGAGTTTCACGCCAGAGCGCACGCGTGAAGCGATTCTCGCAGGTGGATATCCTGTTCCCCTTCAACGGCAGACGATTCGGGCGCGCAATCGCTGGTTCGAATCGTATGTACGCGAGGTGTCGTCGCGAGATGCTGCTGAGCTGTCGGCTGGCGAATTTGTAGTAGCACTCGGACGAATGCTGAAAATGCTTGGCTCGTCGGGGCAAACCGAGATGGTGTATTCGAAATTTGCACGCCAAGTGGGCGTATCTGAGGGGAGTGCCCGCCGTTATCTAGGGCTCGCAGAGCAGATGTATCTGATCAGTGAGCTTCCTGCCTGGGGTCTGGGGCTCAATTCGCGAGCTGTGCGCAAGCCAAAGATGGCGCTTCTCGATACGGGCCTCGCCGCCTATTTCTCAGGAATGACTGCCGAAAAAACTCGCATGGTTGGGGGTCAAGAGTATTTCAGAGCGCTCGCTGAACAATTCGTTGTGGCTGAATTGCGCAAGCAACGTACATGGAGTGAAGAACGGTTCAATTTGTTCCACTATCGCAACCGCAACGACGAGATCGATATCGTGATCGAACTTTTCGACGGCCGCCTGGTTGTGGTTGAGGTGAAGGCCGGGTTGAGTGTGCAACCGAAAGCGTGGCACACGATCTCAACGCTCATTCCTGATGACCGGGTGGCGGCTCGGGTGATCGTGTACCTCGGCGAGCAATTCCAGCGTCGTTCGAACAACACATACTTGATGCCAATTTCCTCACTGTGGACGCACCCAGCGTTGTGA
- the katG gene encoding catalase/peroxidase HPI, whose product MSEEKLYGEGSPQKAPYTKDFWPQLLDLRVLAQNNNKRDPLGEGFNYREAFEALDLEAVKADIAELLTTEQEWWPADFGNYGPFFVRMAWHSAGTYRAMDGRGGDTHGQQRFEPLNSWPDNVSLDKARRLVWPIKKKYGRALSWGDLMALAGTVAQEQMGLPVVGFAGGRTDEWESDRSVYWGAEGEMLGRAERTGSSADKLEKPLGATHMGLIYVNPEGPGGKGDPRGSAAEIKETFHRMGMKDEEIVALIAGGHTFGKGHGAANPEKYVGPDPSSSPMAQQGLGWKSSYKSGKGADTIGGGPELVWTQHPTRWDNEFFHNLLDYEWEQETAPSGFVQWVAKGDHDGEMPNPDGVGGRRPGMMTSDIALREDPEFRAIAERFRDDFDAFTSAYARAWFKLTTRSVGPRSRWLGADVPAEIYDWEDYLPAHEGELITADDADAIKQLVAASGLSVQQLVKAAFAAVGSFRGSDNRGGANGGRIRLEPQRSWAVNDPANLEAVIPVLEKIVDEFNAGSPRKVSFADVVVLAGNWAVEQAAKAAGVEVSVPFAPGRVDATAEMTDQMNMEVLEPRADAFRNYVAEGETIPAEYLLVDRAQLLTLTVPEMTVLLAGMRELGANWDGSDAGVFTDRVGVLSTDWFTNLLDMRYEWNANDESETTFTARDRGSGEEVFHGTRADLVFGSNAELRAIAEVYASDDAAEKFVLDFVKVWVKLANADRFDLK is encoded by the coding sequence ATGTCCGAGGAGAAGTTGTACGGCGAGGGCTCGCCGCAGAAGGCGCCCTACACGAAGGATTTTTGGCCGCAGTTGCTGGATTTGCGGGTGCTGGCGCAGAACAACAACAAGCGCGATCCGCTCGGCGAGGGGTTCAACTATCGCGAAGCGTTCGAGGCGCTCGATCTTGAGGCTGTGAAGGCGGATATCGCCGAGCTCCTCACCACCGAGCAGGAGTGGTGGCCGGCTGACTTCGGCAACTACGGCCCGTTCTTTGTGCGCATGGCCTGGCATTCGGCCGGCACCTACCGCGCGATGGACGGCCGCGGCGGCGATACGCACGGCCAGCAGCGCTTCGAGCCGCTGAACTCGTGGCCGGATAACGTTTCACTGGATAAGGCTCGCCGCCTGGTGTGGCCGATCAAGAAGAAGTATGGCCGCGCGCTCTCGTGGGGCGATCTGATGGCGCTGGCTGGCACAGTCGCGCAGGAGCAGATGGGGTTGCCGGTGGTCGGTTTCGCGGGCGGCCGCACCGACGAATGGGAATCGGACCGCAGCGTGTACTGGGGCGCCGAGGGCGAGATGCTTGGCCGCGCCGAGCGCACCGGCTCCAGCGCCGACAAGCTTGAGAAGCCGCTGGGCGCCACCCACATGGGCTTGATTTACGTGAACCCGGAAGGCCCGGGCGGCAAGGGCGATCCACGCGGTTCCGCGGCGGAAATCAAGGAAACCTTCCACCGTATGGGCATGAAGGACGAGGAGATCGTGGCGCTGATCGCCGGCGGCCACACCTTCGGCAAGGGCCACGGCGCCGCAAACCCGGAGAAGTACGTGGGCCCGGACCCGTCGTCGTCGCCGATGGCGCAACAGGGCCTGGGCTGGAAGTCGAGCTACAAGAGCGGCAAGGGCGCAGACACGATCGGCGGCGGCCCGGAGCTGGTGTGGACGCAGCACCCCACCCGCTGGGATAACGAGTTTTTCCACAATCTGCTCGACTACGAGTGGGAGCAGGAGACGGCCCCGAGCGGCTTCGTGCAGTGGGTTGCCAAGGGCGACCACGACGGCGAGATGCCGAACCCCGACGGCGTTGGCGGGCGCCGGCCGGGCATGATGACGTCGGATATCGCGTTGCGTGAGGACCCTGAGTTCCGTGCGATCGCGGAGCGTTTCCGCGACGATTTCGACGCGTTCACCTCGGCTTACGCGCGCGCCTGGTTCAAGCTGACCACGCGCTCGGTAGGCCCGCGTAGCCGCTGGCTCGGCGCAGACGTACCGGCGGAGATTTACGATTGGGAGGATTACCTGCCCGCTCACGAAGGCGAGTTGATCACCGCCGACGACGCCGACGCGATCAAGCAGCTCGTGGCCGCAAGTGGGCTTTCGGTTCAGCAGCTCGTGAAGGCCGCGTTCGCGGCGGTCGGCTCGTTCCGCGGGTCGGATAACCGCGGCGGCGCGAACGGCGGACGTATCCGCCTCGAGCCGCAGCGCTCGTGGGCTGTGAACGATCCGGCGAACCTCGAGGCCGTGATCCCGGTGCTTGAGAAGATTGTGGACGAGTTCAACGCGGGCTCGCCGCGCAAGGTTTCCTTTGCCGACGTCGTCGTTCTCGCTGGTAACTGGGCCGTGGAGCAGGCGGCGAAGGCCGCGGGCGTGGAGGTTTCGGTGCCGTTCGCGCCGGGCCGCGTGGACGCCACCGCCGAGATGACCGACCAGATGAACATGGAGGTGCTCGAGCCGCGCGCGGACGCGTTCCGCAACTATGTTGCCGAGGGCGAAACGATCCCGGCCGAGTATCTGCTGGTGGATCGCGCGCAGCTGCTCACGCTCACCGTTCCCGAGATGACGGTGCTACTCGCGGGCATGCGCGAGCTCGGCGCCAACTGGGACGGCTCCGACGCCGGAGTGTTCACGGATCGCGTGGGTGTGCTCAGCACGGACTGGTTCACGAACCTTTTGGATATGCGCTACGAGTGGAACGCCAACGACGAATCGGAAACCACGTTTACCGCGCGCGATCGGGGCAGCGGCGAGGAAGTGTTCCACGGGACCCGCGCGGATCTGGTGTTCGGCTCGAATGCGGAGCTTCGCGCGATCGCCGAAGTGTACGCCTCCGATGATGCGGCCGAGAAGTTCGTTCTCGACTTCGTCAAGGTGTGGGTCAAGCTCGCGAATGCCGATCGCTTCGATCTGAAGTAA